A genomic window from Flavobacterium johnsoniae includes:
- a CDS encoding homoserine kinase, with protein sequence MEIKLFCPATIANLSCGFDVLGLCLDNAGDEMIVRKVDQKGVRITKIVGADLPLETEKNVSGVAALAMLETLDELDFGFEIEIYKNIKAGSGIGSSAASSAGAVFGINELLGRPYSRKDLVQFAMQGEKLASGNAHADNVAPALLGAFTLVRSYSPLDIIRIDSPEELYATVVHPQIELKTSDARSVLKQNVSLKSAITQWGNVGGLVAGLYTKDYDLIGRSLHDEIVEPVRSVLIPGFDQIKQTAYENGALGSGISGSGPSIFALSKGKETAEKIAKAMSDVYEKMNLPYEIHVSKINPDGVRIL encoded by the coding sequence ATGGAAATAAAACTTTTTTGCCCAGCAACTATCGCCAACCTCTCATGCGGATTTGACGTATTGGGACTTTGCTTAGACAATGCGGGCGATGAAATGATTGTTCGAAAAGTCGATCAAAAAGGAGTTCGAATCACTAAAATTGTCGGTGCCGATTTACCTTTGGAAACCGAAAAAAACGTTTCTGGAGTTGCAGCTTTGGCGATGTTGGAAACTTTAGACGAACTAGATTTTGGATTCGAAATCGAAATTTATAAAAACATCAAAGCGGGAAGCGGAATCGGAAGCAGTGCGGCAAGTTCTGCCGGAGCGGTTTTCGGAATTAATGAATTATTAGGAAGACCTTATTCTCGTAAAGATTTGGTTCAGTTTGCGATGCAAGGCGAGAAATTAGCCAGCGGAAACGCACATGCCGACAACGTTGCTCCTGCCCTTTTAGGCGCTTTTACTTTGGTAAGAAGTTATTCGCCTTTAGATATTATACGAATTGACAGTCCGGAAGAATTATATGCAACGGTTGTTCATCCGCAAATTGAGTTAAAAACATCTGACGCTCGTTCGGTTTTAAAACAAAACGTTTCCCTAAAAAGTGCTATCACGCAATGGGGTAACGTAGGCGGATTGGTTGCAGGTCTTTATACTAAAGATTACGATTTGATCGGAAGATCACTTCACGACGAAATTGTTGAACCCGTACGAAGCGTTTTAATTCCAGGTTTCGATCAAATCAAACAAACGGCTTACGAAAACGGTGCTTTAGGTTCTGGAATTTCAGGTTCTGGCCCGTCGATTTTCGCTTTAAGCAAAGGAAAAGAAACCGCCGAAAAAATCGCAAAAGCCATGAGCGACGTTTACGAAAAAATGAATTTACCGTATGAAATTCACGTTTCGAAGATTAATCCAGACGGTGTAAGAATTTTGTAG
- the thrA gene encoding bifunctional aspartate kinase/homoserine dehydrogenase I, protein MKVLKFGGTSVANAQNIKLVLDIVNQKAQQDQLVVVVSALSKVTDLLQSAAAKAAANDESFREVVAEIEKKHLDTLKELIPVSEQSSLLSHVKRIINHLETLLDGCFLLGELSPRTADTILSFGELLSSFIIAKAYQQINNDAVYKDSRELIKTNADFGKAVVNFEVSNQLIKEYFAENNSKINILPGFIAQTLDGITSTLGRGGSDYTAAIIAGALDAEQLEIWTDVNGMFTANPKIVKQAQPIANISYQEAMELSHFGAKVLYPPTIQPVLRKNIPILIKNTFEPEAVGTLISDTIVSKDTVVKGISHIDNISLLTLEGPGMIGVAGSSRRLFEVLSQEKINVIFITQASSEHSICIGILNSDADNAEAAINRAFEIEIAQNKIDPCYVEKDLCIIALVGENMKNHQGLSGRMFSTLGKNNVNIRAIAQGASERNISTVINERDVKKALNTLHENFFEENTKQLNLFVMGVGNVGEKFIEQIHSQKKFLKDNLKINVRVIALSNSRKMIFDEDGISLKNWDAALSEGEPASIEEFIKKAKDLNLRNSIFVDITANATVSEAYEKFLKESIAVVTCNKIACSSAYDNYKKLKSLSRQYNAPFLFETNVGAGLPIIDTVKNLIASGDKVHKIQAVLSGSLNFIFNNFDENNSFHDVVKEAGVQGFTEPDPKIDLSGIDVARKILILIRESGYEMDIDAIANESFLPAECLATTNNEDFFASLIKHASHFEGIYKEALAKDSRLKYVAQFENGKASVGLQFIPKDHPFYNLEGKDNIVLFYTDRYVDQPLLIKGAGAGAAVTASGIFADVIRIGNI, encoded by the coding sequence ATGAAAGTATTAAAATTTGGCGGAACTTCGGTTGCCAATGCTCAAAATATAAAACTCGTTCTTGACATTGTTAATCAAAAAGCACAACAAGATCAATTAGTTGTTGTTGTTTCTGCTTTAAGTAAAGTAACAGATTTATTACAATCTGCCGCGGCAAAAGCTGCAGCAAACGACGAAAGCTTTAGAGAAGTTGTCGCTGAAATCGAAAAAAAACACCTTGACACATTAAAAGAATTAATTCCTGTTAGCGAGCAAAGCAGTTTATTAAGTCACGTAAAAAGAATCATTAATCATTTAGAAACTTTATTAGACGGATGTTTCTTGCTTGGCGAATTATCTCCAAGAACTGCCGACACTATTTTGAGTTTCGGAGAATTACTTTCATCTTTTATTATTGCGAAAGCTTACCAGCAAATTAACAATGATGCTGTTTACAAAGACAGCCGAGAATTAATTAAAACAAACGCTGATTTTGGAAAAGCAGTTGTAAATTTCGAAGTTTCAAATCAATTAATAAAAGAATACTTTGCCGAAAATAATTCAAAAATCAATATTCTTCCTGGATTTATTGCGCAGACTTTAGACGGAATCACTTCGACTTTAGGACGTGGCGGTTCTGATTATACTGCCGCAATTATTGCAGGCGCACTTGATGCTGAACAATTGGAAATCTGGACAGACGTAAACGGAATGTTTACTGCAAACCCAAAAATCGTAAAACAAGCACAACCAATTGCGAATATTTCGTATCAAGAAGCGATGGAATTATCGCATTTTGGAGCAAAAGTTTTATATCCGCCAACAATTCAACCAGTTTTAAGAAAAAACATTCCGATTTTAATCAAAAATACTTTTGAGCCAGAAGCTGTTGGAACTTTAATTTCTGATACTATTGTTTCAAAAGACACTGTTGTAAAAGGAATCAGCCATATCGATAATATTTCGCTTTTAACTCTTGAAGGCCCAGGAATGATTGGAGTTGCAGGTTCGTCAAGACGTTTGTTTGAAGTATTGTCTCAGGAAAAAATCAACGTCATTTTTATTACTCAGGCTTCTTCTGAGCATTCTATTTGTATTGGAATTTTAAATTCGGATGCTGATAATGCCGAAGCTGCGATTAACAGAGCATTTGAAATCGAAATTGCACAAAACAAAATCGATCCTTGTTATGTAGAAAAAGACCTTTGCATTATTGCTTTGGTTGGTGAAAACATGAAAAATCACCAAGGTTTAAGCGGAAGAATGTTCAGTACTTTAGGAAAAAACAACGTAAACATTCGTGCAATCGCGCAAGGCGCTTCTGAAAGAAACATTTCGACTGTAATTAACGAAAGAGACGTTAAAAAAGCGTTGAATACTTTACATGAAAATTTCTTCGAAGAAAACACAAAACAGCTGAACTTATTTGTAATGGGAGTTGGAAATGTGGGAGAAAAATTCATTGAACAAATTCACAGCCAAAAGAAATTCTTAAAGGATAATTTAAAAATAAATGTTCGTGTAATTGCTTTATCAAATTCAAGAAAAATGATTTTTGATGAAGACGGAATTTCTCTAAAAAATTGGGATGCCGCTTTAAGCGAAGGTGAACCAGCAAGCATTGAAGAATTCATTAAAAAAGCAAAAGACCTGAATTTACGTAACAGTATATTTGTTGATATCACAGCAAACGCAACGGTTTCTGAAGCTTACGAGAAATTCTTAAAAGAAAGTATTGCCGTTGTAACTTGTAATAAAATTGCTTGTTCATCTGCTTACGACAATTATAAAAAATTAAAAAGCTTATCTCGCCAATACAACGCTCCGTTTTTATTTGAAACGAATGTTGGAGCGGGATTACCAATTATTGACACAGTAAAAAACCTTATTGCATCAGGAGATAAAGTGCATAAAATTCAAGCCGTTTTATCAGGAAGTTTGAACTTTATTTTCAACAATTTTGACGAAAACAACTCTTTCCACGATGTGGTAAAAGAAGCCGGAGTTCAAGGTTTCACAGAACCAGATCCAAAAATCGACTTAAGCGGAATCGACGTTGCTCGTAAAATCTTAATCTTAATTCGCGAAAGCGGTTACGAAATGGATATTGATGCCATTGCAAACGAATCATTTTTACCAGCAGAATGTTTAGCAACAACAAACAACGAAGATTTCTTTGCATCGTTAATTAAACACGCTTCTCATTTTGAAGGTATTTATAAAGAAGCTTTAGCCAAAGATTCTAGATTGAAATACGTGGCGCAATTCGAAAACGGAAAAGCAAGCGTTGGCCTGCAATTCATTCCAAAAGATCATCCTTTCTACAATTTAGAAGGAAAAGATAATATCGTGCTTTTCTACACAGATCGTTACGTAGATCAGCCTTTATTGATCAAAGGTGCCGGAGCTGGAGCTGCGGTAACAGCATCAGGAATTTTTGCTGACGTTATTAGAATCGGAAATATATAA